The genomic stretch GTTGCTGCGGCCACCGAGGGCGGTACCGAACTCTTCCCGATCGCCTACTTTGAGAAGGAGGCCTTCCTGAACCAGAGTCCACAGCTCTACAAGCAGATGATGATGGCCGCCGGGTTCGAGAAGGTCTTCGAGGTCGGGCCGATATTCCGTGCTGAAGAGCACAACACCGTCCGTCACCTGAACGAGGCCACCTCGATCGATGTGGAGGTCTCGTTTGCCGACCACAACGACGTCATGGTGCTGCTTGAGGACCTGGTCCGGCACCTGTATGCGGCCGTGGACGAGCGCTGCTCCGACGCCATCGCCGACCTCGGTGTGGAGTTCGAGGTGCCAAAGACGCCCTTCCCGCGCCTGCCCTATGCCGAGGCGATCGAGATCGCCGCCGCACGCATCGACGAACCGATCGCCTACGGCGACGACCTGGGTACGGTGTCAGAGAAGGCGATCGGGGAGGAGATGGGGGAGCACTATTTCATCACCGACTGGCCGACCGAGATCAAGCCCTATTATGCAATGCCCTATGAGGACGATCCCGCCATCTGCAAGGCCTTCGATATGATGCACCCGCGCATGGAGCTCTCATCGGGTGCGCAGCGCGTTCACCAGCACGACCTGCTTGTGGAGCAGATCGCGGCGAAGGGCCTCAATCCGGACGGTTTTGAGTTCTATCTGAAGCCCTTCCGGTACGGCATGCCCCCGCACGCCGGATGGGGTATGGGGATGGAGCGGCTGATCATGACGATGCTCGGTCTCCAGAACATCAGGGAGGCGGTGCTCTTCCCGCGTGACCGCCACAGAGTTGTGCCATGAACCTCTCGTCGCACCCCCTCCCCACGACGGTTGTCGGGAGTTATCCGGTGGTGAAGGCCGGCGGTCTGCGCGGCATCCTGGATCCCTTCAGGGGTGCGGTCGAGACGGCGGTTGCCGACCAGATCCGCGCCGGGATCGATATCATATCTGACGGGCAGGTGCGGGGCGACATGATCACCGCCTTCGTCTCCCGCCTGCCCGGGATCCGGGCGCAGCGGGTGATCGGGCGGGTGGAGGCCCCGCCGACCCCCCTCACCGTCGCCGACACCAGATACGCCCTCTCCCGGCACCCGAAGGTGAAGGGGATCATCACGGGCCCCTCGACGCTTGCGCATGGCCTGCGGATCGACACCCCCACCTACCGGGGCCGGGCCGAACTGATCCTGGACCTGGCGCAGGCGCTCTCCGCCGAGGCGCGGGCCCTGGAGGCGGCGGGTGCGACGATGATCCAGATCGACGAACCGATCTTCTCCACCGGCGCCGCCGATCTCGTCGTCGGGCGGCAGGCGGTGGATATGATCGCCTCGGTGCTCCGCGTCCCATCGTGCATGCACGTCTGCGGTGAGATCGGAGGGGTGATCGATGATGTCCTGCGGGTGCAGGTCTCGGTGCTGGACTTTGAGTTCTCAGAAAGTGCCGAAAACCTGGAGGTGCTCTCCAGGCGGGACCTGAAGGGGCGGAGCGTGGGCTTTGGCTGTGTTGCCTCGGCCGATCCCGGTGTGGAGAGCGTGGAGACGATCCAGAAGCGGATCGAGAAGGGTGTTGAGGTCTTCGGCCCGGATCAGATGATCCTGGACCCGGACTGCGGGCTGCGGATGCTCCAGCGCGACGTCGCCTTTGAGAAGCTCTCGAATATGGTCCGGGCCGCCGCGGCGGTCAGGGCCGAACTCTGATGCAAAAAAATTTCTTTTTTTGAGAGGAGTGGGGATCGTGGATGCTCCGGTCCCTGGAATCGGTCTGCTCACACCACCCGTTTGGTGGTCGAGAGTTCGAGCCCCTCGGCGGTGATATTGTAGGGCACCAGCTGGTTCGGGAGGTCAAGCCCCTTCATCTTGAATATGCCCATCTTGCGCTGGACCTCCGACCCGTCGATCTGCTGCCTGAGTTCAAAGTAGCCGTCAGCGGCGCGGAAGAGTCTGATCTCCTCGATAGGTGAGTGCAGACCTTCGTAGAGGGTGCAGAGCACATTTGCCCCTTCCCTGCGGGCGTAGTCCTGCGCCTGCCTGATAAGGTCGAGGGCGGCATCAAGCCCGTGGTCCAGGATGAGCGTCGAGAGTGAGTCCACGACGACCCTCTCTCCCTGCATCAGGTCGCCGAACTGTCCGAGTTTTTTCTCCCTGACATCGATCATGCCCTCGAGTGGGTCGCCGTCGAGTATCAGATAGGTGCCGCCATCGCTTTTCTCCTCCTCGATCTGCCAGAACTGCCGGGCAAAGAGGTCGAGACCATTGAGCGGGTTACCCACCACAAGGATCACCGCACCCTTTGGTATCCCTCCTTCAAGGGCAAGATCGAGCCCCACAAGCCCTGTTGATCGTCGGTCTTCACGTTCCATTCCTGTATTGCACCCCTCCGGGCCGCCGGCCCGGTCCAGATGATCTCTATCAGTTACTGGCGATTCCTGTATATGAATGCTTCGCTTCTCCATACGCGGGCCTGGGCTTTTTCGCAGTAAAAAAAGATTAGTCTGTGGTGGGCTCCGGGTAGTGCTCTCTGAGGGTTCGCCTGAGCAGTTTCCAGCCGCCGACGCGCGGCAGGTCGTCGACGATCACCATCTCTCGCGGCACCTTGTAACTGGCAAGCCGCTCCCTGCAGTAGGCCTCCAGGTCCGCCTGGGTGATCTGGTGACCGGGGTTCAGCACGACGGCCGCCACCGGCACCTCGCCGCGTCGCTCATCCGGGCGGGCGAAGATGGCCACATCGGCGATGCCGGGGTGTTCGATGATCACGTTCTCCACCTCGGTGGGGTAGATCTTCCACCCCGACATGATGATCATGTCCTTTTTCCGGTCGGTGATGAAGAGCACGCCGTCTCTGTCCAGATACCCGAGGTCGCCGGTCAGGAACCAGCCTTCCGGGAGGAAGACCCGTTCGGTGGCCTCCGGCATCCCCCAGTAGCCCTGTGCCACCGAGGGGCCGCGGAGGGCGATCTCCCCGATCTCGCCGGCGTCGAGTTCGCGGTCAGGATCCTCTTCGGCCACCACCCGCACCTCGGCATACCCGACCGGCGCCCCGACGGAGAGGTGGCCGCGGTGGAGGTCATAGTGGGAGGGGACGACGGTGGTCGCCGATCCGACGACGATCGTCTCGGAGAGTCCGTAGGCGTTCACGATCGGGATCGAAAACCGCCGGTCGAACTCCTCCCAGATGACCGGAAGCAGGGGGCCGCCGCCGCTGATGACGCACCTGACACTCTTCAGCCGCTCTTCGGTGCCGGGTTTCGAGCGGATCAGGGTGTGGATCACCGGCGGCATCGCCGCCAGCACGGTGACCCGGTGCTCCTCGATCAGTCGGAGGTATTCCCCGGGGTCGAAGCGGTCCATGCAGATGAAGGTGCCTCCCGCCTTGAGCACGGCAAGCCCCCAGGAGAGGCCCACATGCCCCATCGGGTAGATGCCGAGATAGACGTCGCCCTCCCTCAGATCGAGCACCTCGCGTTCGGTGGCCAGGGCGTTCATCCAGTTGCCGTGGGAGAGCATCGCCCCCTTCGGCCTCCCGGTCGTTCCTGAGGTGTACTGGAGCTGGCAGAGGTCGTCGAAGGCGCAGTTGACGGCGCCTTCCAGCGGTTCGGCGGCATAGAGGTCCTCCCATGGGACCTCGCCCTCTTGTGCCCCATCCGTCACGCAGATGTGGGCCAGGGCCGGGCACTCTCCCTGGATCCGCCGCACGGTCTCCGTGCCCCGCCCATCGGTGATGACGGCGACCGCACCGGAATCCTGGATGGCGTAGCGCAGTTCGTCCTCGTGCCAGACGGTGCTGGTGGGGACGGCGATAGCCCCGATTCGCCAGATCGCGAAGTAGGAGAGGAGATATTCAGGGGAGGTATCGAGATAGATGCAGACCCGCTCGCCCTTCATCACGCCGAGGGCCTCGAGCCCTCCGGCCAGGCGGCAGGCGGTGTCCCGCAGTTCCGGGAAGGTGAGGCTCCGGCCGTCCCTTCCGAAGACAAATGCGGGACCGTTCAGATAACGGGCATTGACATCGAGAAATGTGGTGATATTCGGCATCCTGAACTCCTGTTCGGCAACAATCGGCCTTAATGTATGAGTGTGTACAGTGTACTATATATGTGGGGCCCCGCCCGGAAAAAAGGTTACTGGTATTCGGGGGGCTGGACCTGTTCGGGGAGCCCTCCCTTGAAATGGCCGCGGACACGGTTGTAGTAATCGGACAACCGCTCGTTCATCGTGGGGTGCACCTTTCCGGCCGCCTCTTCGAGGTGCTTTTTCAGGACGACTCCGGTCTCTTCCCGCATGGCAAACATCCCCGCCTCCCGGCAGAGCGCCTCCAGGTCTGACCCCACATAGCCCTCGGTCATGGTGGCGATACCCTGGAGAACCGCCTTCCTGCCGGGGTCGACGAGACGGAGCCGTCGGGCATGGAGGAGGTCGGCGATCAGTCGCCGCCTGGCCCCGGGAGCGAGGGGTTCGCCATGCCCCTTTGAGACTCCCTGCGACGCTGTTCTGAAGGTCTCGATCTCCAGGGGTGCGTCCCCGGGCAATGAGGCGGCGATGTCCTCGAGGGCAGAGATGTCCAGCCCGTCGGTGACGCTGACGGCCTCGTTCATGACCGATCCCTCGATCGGCATATAGCGGGTGTGGATGTTCAGGATCGTCTCCCGTCCCTTCCGGTCCGGGGCGCCGATATACACCAATCGGTCGAACCGGCCCGGACGCAGCAGGGCGGGATCGACGATGTCCGGGCGGTTGGTCGCCCCCATCACCACCACGTCGCCGCGTTCGGTGAGGCCGTCCATCTCGGTGAGGATCTGGTTTAAGACGCTCTCTATCACGTGCGATTCGGTGCCGCCGCCCCGTGCCGGGGCCAGGGCGTCGAGTTCGTCGAAGAAGATGATCGACGGCGCCACCTGCCGGGCCTTCTTGAAGATCTCCCGCACCGCCCGTTCGGACTCGCCGACCCACTTCGAGAGGAGCTGCGGGCCCCGCACCGGGATGAAGTTTGCTCCGGATTCTGAGG from Methanofollis fontis encodes the following:
- the aspS gene encoding aspartate--tRNA(Asn) ligase, whose translation is MRIPISDVTPECGRAEIAGWVHEVRDLGGLTFLLIRDRTGIIQVTIVKKKAPAEVLEAVKAVSRESVVRVAGTVKAIDKAPGGRELNPETFAIVSVAESPLPLDVVEKVPADLDTRLDARFLDVRKPRVAAVFKVRSTVTSATYDFLSQRGFFNIATPKVVAAATEGGTELFPIAYFEKEAFLNQSPQLYKQMMMAAGFEKVFEVGPIFRAEEHNTVRHLNEATSIDVEVSFADHNDVMVLLEDLVRHLYAAVDERCSDAIADLGVEFEVPKTPFPRLPYAEAIEIAAARIDEPIAYGDDLGTVSEKAIGEEMGEHYFITDWPTEIKPYYAMPYEDDPAICKAFDMMHPRMELSSGAQRVHQHDLLVEQIAAKGLNPDGFEFYLKPFRYGMPPHAGWGMGMERLIMTMLGLQNIREAVLFPRDRHRVVP
- a CDS encoding methionine synthase; protein product: MNLSSHPLPTTVVGSYPVVKAGGLRGILDPFRGAVETAVADQIRAGIDIISDGQVRGDMITAFVSRLPGIRAQRVIGRVEAPPTPLTVADTRYALSRHPKVKGIITGPSTLAHGLRIDTPTYRGRAELILDLAQALSAEARALEAAGATMIQIDEPIFSTGAADLVVGRQAVDMIASVLRVPSCMHVCGEIGGVIDDVLRVQVSVLDFEFSESAENLEVLSRRDLKGRSVGFGCVASADPGVESVETIQKRIEKGVEVFGPDQMILDPDCGLRMLQRDVAFEKLSNMVRAAAAVRAEL
- a CDS encoding RAD55 family ATPase, producing the protein MEREDRRSTGLVGLDLALEGGIPKGAVILVVGNPLNGLDLFARQFWQIEEEKSDGGTYLILDGDPLEGMIDVREKKLGQFGDLMQGERVVVDSLSTLILDHGLDAALDLIRQAQDYARREGANVLCTLYEGLHSPIEEIRLFRAADGYFELRQQIDGSEVQRKMGIFKMKGLDLPNQLVPYNITAEGLELSTTKRVV
- a CDS encoding class I adenylate-forming enzyme family protein; translation: MPNITTFLDVNARYLNGPAFVFGRDGRSLTFPELRDTACRLAGGLEALGVMKGERVCIYLDTSPEYLLSYFAIWRIGAIAVPTSTVWHEDELRYAIQDSGAVAVITDGRGTETVRRIQGECPALAHICVTDGAQEGEVPWEDLYAAEPLEGAVNCAFDDLCQLQYTSGTTGRPKGAMLSHGNWMNALATEREVLDLREGDVYLGIYPMGHVGLSWGLAVLKAGGTFICMDRFDPGEYLRLIEEHRVTVLAAMPPVIHTLIRSKPGTEERLKSVRCVISGGGPLLPVIWEEFDRRFSIPIVNAYGLSETIVVGSATTVVPSHYDLHRGHLSVGAPVGYAEVRVVAEEDPDRELDAGEIGEIALRGPSVAQGYWGMPEATERVFLPEGWFLTGDLGYLDRDGVLFITDRKKDMIIMSGWKIYPTEVENVIIEHPGIADVAIFARPDERRGEVPVAAVVLNPGHQITQADLEAYCRERLASYKVPREMVIVDDLPRVGGWKLLRRTLREHYPEPTTD